Proteins encoded in a region of the Uloborus diversus isolate 005 chromosome 1, Udiv.v.3.1, whole genome shotgun sequence genome:
- the LOC129234439 gene encoding glutaredoxin-related protein 5, mitochondrial-like encodes MALKNLLRNKICLNQILFSSFNRSFCSGSKESIQNLVNKSKVVVFMKGIPEQPRCGFSNAVTQILRMHGVQYDSYNVLDDEKLRQGIKEFSNWPTIPQVFIDGEFIGGCDILMQMHQSGELIEALKKVNITSELLKADEEKT; translated from the exons atggcgctgaaaaatcttttaagaaataaaatttgtctgaatcaaatattattttcatcttttaatcGCAGTTTTTGCTCTGGGAGTAAAGAAAGTATCCAAAACTTGGTTAATAAGAGTAAGGTTGTTGTTTTTATGAAAGGCATTCCTGAGCAACCACGTTGCGGATTTAGCAATGCTGTTACTCAAATTTTGCGCATGCACGGAGTGCAGTATGATAGTTACAATGTTCTAGACGATGAAAAATTGCGGCAGG gTATAAAAGAGTTCTCTAACTGGCCTACCATTCCTCAAGTATTCATTGATGGAGAATTCATTGGGGGCTGTGATATCTTGATGCAAATGCATCAAAGTGGCGAACTCATAGAAGCACTCAAAAAAGTTAATATTACATCTGAATTGCTTAAAGCTGATGAAGAAAAAACATAG
- the LOC129234440 gene encoding MAD2L1-binding protein-like produces the protein MSECCITFPGPVSRSTICHLVIDYLKYVLYYRGQFPLPLEQMKQSLGRNSNSHNPQSSISHQIYNDDPDERKNSQSFLPLKISSKDMRKKQLFVETVITFDKFFDNLSRTLQNENVLEVVLNLGANMMRPKELYRVTLPLKCSNPECKQDYASLQRCRIHFFKDILQSSLWEDLTADSTLPISILLLLGPGVSLSEYMEQKCFYAVPKHCKQRTIRFPCSTCGHCSESLSEDGRMVDSLVDSKDSTLRTRGTGLWVKMKSNLRGFKHIEEVNQ, from the exons ATGTCTGAATGTTGTATTACTTTTCCTGGACCAGTTTCGCGATCAACGATTTGCCATTTAGTcattgattatttaaaatatgtcttATATTACCGTGGACAATTTCCTTTACCACTTGAACAGATGAAGCAATCACTTGGTAGAAATAGCAACTCTCATAATCCCCAATCTTCGATTAGCCATCAGATCTACAATGATGATCCTGATGAGAGAAAAAATTCTCAATCG tttctGCCACTCAAGATCAGCTCAAAGGACATGAGAAAAAAGCAGTTGTTTGTGGAAACAGTTATTACATTTGATAAATTTTTCGACAATCTTTCGAGAACTCtgcaaaatgaaaatgtccttGAGGTGGTTTTGAACTTGGGAGCAAATATGATGCGTCCAAAGGAGCTGTACCGTGTAACATTGCCACTCAAATGTTCCAACCCTGAGTGCAAGCAAGATTATGCATCTCTGCAGCGCTGCAGGATCCATTTCTTCAAGGACATCTTGCAGAGCTCTTTGTGGGAAGATTTGACTGCAGATTCTACTCTGCCAATTTCTATTCTGTTGTTGTTGGGCCCCGGAGTTTCGCTCTCAGAATATATGGAACAGAAATGCTTTTATGCTGTGCCTAAACATTGCAAGCAGAGGACTATTCGTTTTCCGTGTAGTACTTGTGGCCATTGTAGCGAATCACTGTCTGAAGATGGAAGAATGGTTGATTCATTGGTGGACAGCAAAGATTCGACCCTAAGAACTCGAGGTACCGGGCTTTGGGTTAAAATGAAATCTAATTTGCGAGGCTTTAAACACATAGAAGAAGTTAATCAATAA